AAATATAGATTTCAGGAATGAGGGGACTTGAGTCCCCTATTTTTATGGTAGAAATTGTGACTGAGAGCATCGTAAATAAAATACAAACACTTGTTGAAAGTATCCTTGCAGAACAGGACGACCTGTTTTTAGTGGATATCATCAAAAAAGGAAACGCCCAAGTTGGGAAAGTCATTGTATTGCTCGATGGCGATCATGGGATTTCGATCGAACAATGTTCTAAGGTAAGCCGCGAAGTTTCTCGTTTTATTGATGAAGAAATTGATCTGGACGAACCGCTGACATTAGAAGTCTCTTCAGCAGGGTTAGATCACCCACTCAAACTGAACAGACAGTATGTCAAAAACATTGGCAAAAATGTAAAAGTGACTTTGAATGACAACTCCCTAGTGGAAGGTCAACTCACCAAAGTAGATGACAAGTCCATCGAATTAGAAGTTTTGATAGACAAAAAGAAAAAAACTACTGAGTCCAAAGTCCTTAATTTTGAGGAAATAAATAAAACTATTGTTCTAGTTTCATTCAAATAATAAAATGGATAGTTCTGTATTAATAGAGTCGTTTTCGGATTTTGCAAAAAGCAAAAATGTAGATCGTCCTACGATGATAAGAATACTCGAAGATGTATTCAAAACTATGATCCGAAAGAAGTTTGAATATGATGACAATTTTGACATCATTATCAATGCTGACAAAGGTGACCTTGAAATTTGGAGGTTTAGAGAAATTGTGGATGACAACTCAGAAGACATCTGGGATCATGACAAGGTCAGTCTGACCGAGGCTAGAAAAATAGAGCCCGATTTCGAAATTGGCGAAGAAGTAGCTGAAGAAGTGAAACTGCTTGATTTTGGTAGAAGAATGGTAATGACTGCACGTCAGACCTTAATTCAAAAAATCAAAGACCTAGAAAAAGACATTCTATTTCAAAAATATAAAGATCTCGTAGGTGAAATCATCACAGGCGAAGTATATCAAACTTTGAGTAGAGAAGTTCTGCTGATCGATGGAGACGGAAACGAATTGACGATTCCTAAATCAGAACAAATCAGCAAAGACAGGTATAGAAAAGGTGATTCGGTAAGAGCCATTGTAGATCGCGTAGAGATCGTAAACGGCAACCCTAGAATTATCTTATCTAGAATCTCTCCTACTTTCCTCGAAAGACTTTTCGAAAGTGAAGTACCAGAGGTTTATGATGGATTAATCACCATCAAAAAAGTGGTTCGTGAGCCAGGAGAAAGAGCTAAAGTAGCAGTAGAGTCTTACGACGACAGAATTGATCCTGTAGGTGCCTGTGTGGGCATGAAAGGGTCAAGA
The Reichenbachiella ulvae genome window above contains:
- the rimP gene encoding ribosome maturation factor RimP is translated as MRGLESPIFMVEIVTESIVNKIQTLVESILAEQDDLFLVDIIKKGNAQVGKVIVLLDGDHGISIEQCSKVSREVSRFIDEEIDLDEPLTLEVSSAGLDHPLKLNRQYVKNIGKNVKVTLNDNSLVEGQLTKVDDKSIELEVLIDKKKKTTESKVLNFEEINKTIVLVSFK